In one window of Caballeronia sp. TF1N1 DNA:
- the tpiA gene encoding triose-phosphate isomerase — MSRQRAKLVVGNWKMHGRIKENAALLSEVAVGASALQKSVGVGVCVPCPYLAQSQALLSGSVVRWGVQDVSAHEKGAFTGEVAAEMAADFGVTYAIVGHSERRAYHRESPELVAAKALRAIDAGLTPIVCVGETLEQREAGSTEEVVGTQLEAVLLALTEEQAASIVVAYEPVWAIGTGKSATAQQAQDVHAFVRAKLAEKGASVANVPLLYGGSVKPENAQELFGQQDIDGGLIGGASLKSEDFLAICQAALAEVQ; from the coding sequence ATGTCCAGACAACGAGCGAAACTGGTGGTGGGCAACTGGAAGATGCATGGCCGCATCAAAGAGAACGCGGCTTTGCTGAGCGAGGTCGCCGTTGGGGCGTCGGCCTTGCAGAAGAGCGTGGGTGTGGGCGTATGCGTTCCATGTCCGTACCTCGCGCAATCGCAGGCGCTTTTGAGCGGCTCGGTCGTGCGCTGGGGCGTTCAGGATGTGTCCGCGCATGAGAAGGGCGCGTTCACCGGAGAAGTCGCGGCGGAAATGGCCGCCGATTTCGGTGTGACATACGCGATCGTCGGACATTCCGAGCGGCGCGCGTATCATCGCGAAAGTCCGGAACTCGTGGCGGCCAAGGCGCTGCGTGCAATCGACGCAGGCCTGACGCCCATTGTGTGCGTCGGCGAGACGCTCGAACAGCGCGAAGCAGGCTCGACTGAAGAAGTCGTCGGCACGCAGCTCGAAGCCGTGTTGCTCGCGTTGACCGAGGAACAGGCAGCGAGCATCGTGGTGGCGTACGAGCCGGTGTGGGCCATCGGCACGGGCAAGAGCGCCACGGCGCAGCAAGCGCAGGATGTTCACGCGTTCGTGCGTGCGAAGCTGGCGGAGAAGGGTGCGTCGGTGGCGAACGTGCCGCTGTTGTATGGCGGCAGCGTGAAGCCCGAGAACGCGCAGGAATTGTTCGGGCAACAGGACATCGACGGCGGGCTGATTGGCGGCGCGTCCTTGAAGTCGGAAGATTTTCTTGCGATTTGCCAGGCGGCGTTGGCCGAGGTTCAGTAA
- the secG gene encoding preprotein translocase subunit SecG, protein MLYLKTLIIVVQLLSALGVIGLVLLQHGKGADMGAAFGSGASGSLFGATGSANFLSRTTAVLAAVFFVTTLALTYIGSYKPQVSAGVLGGAMPAPTASAPAAAKSGSAPAAATAPASAAPASSAPGSDVPK, encoded by the coding sequence ATGCTGTATTTGAAGACTTTGATTATCGTCGTCCAGTTGTTGTCGGCGCTTGGCGTGATCGGGCTTGTGCTGTTGCAGCATGGCAAGGGTGCGGACATGGGTGCGGCGTTTGGAAGTGGGGCATCGGGCAGTCTGTTTGGCGCGACCGGTTCCGCTAACTTCCTATCACGCACGACCGCCGTGCTTGCCGCGGTCTTCTTCGTGACGACGCTGGCGCTGACCTACATCGGCAGCTACAAGCCGCAGGTTTCCGCAGGCGTTCTTGGCGGTGCAATGCCTGCGCCCACGGCTTCCGCGCCTGCTGCGGCAAAGTCGGGTTCGGCGCCTGCCGCTGCGACTGCGCCGGCATCCGCCGCGCCTGCGTCGAGCGCGCCGGGTTCGGACGTGCCGAAGTAA
- the nuoH gene encoding NADH-quinone oxidoreductase subunit NuoH has translation MGLFDTINAGGTQILGVAWPTVWALVRIVVVAVVILLCVAYLILWERKLIGWMHVRLGPNRVGPAGLLQPIADVLKLLLKEVIQPTQASKWIYVIAPIMTVVPAFAVWAVIPFQAKAVLGDINAGLLYVMAISSIGVYGVILAGWASNSKYAFLGAMRAAAQMVSYEISMGFALVVVLMVAGTLNMSDIVTSQQRGIFAGFGVNFLSWNWLPLLPMFVVYFISGIAETNRHPFDVVEGESEIVAGHMIDYSGMAFALFFLAEYINMIVISAIATTLFLGGWDAPFGFLSFIPGVFWFVFKVFLLLSVFIWARATFPRYRYDQIMRLGWKVFLPVSVVWVVVVGFWIMSPLNIWK, from the coding sequence ATGGGCTTGTTCGATACGATCAACGCGGGCGGCACGCAGATTCTGGGCGTCGCATGGCCAACGGTGTGGGCGCTGGTGCGCATTGTCGTGGTCGCGGTAGTGATCCTGCTGTGCGTCGCGTACCTGATTCTCTGGGAACGCAAGCTTATCGGCTGGATGCACGTGCGTCTCGGCCCGAACCGCGTCGGCCCGGCAGGTCTCTTGCAGCCAATTGCGGACGTGCTGAAGCTGTTGCTCAAGGAAGTCATTCAGCCGACGCAAGCAAGCAAGTGGATCTACGTGATCGCGCCGATCATGACGGTGGTCCCGGCGTTCGCCGTGTGGGCGGTCATTCCGTTCCAGGCCAAGGCCGTGCTCGGCGACATCAACGCCGGTCTGCTGTATGTCATGGCGATCTCGTCCATCGGCGTGTACGGCGTGATTCTAGCGGGCTGGGCGTCGAACTCGAAGTACGCGTTCCTCGGCGCCATGCGCGCGGCGGCGCAGATGGTGTCCTACGAAATCTCGATGGGCTTCGCGTTGGTCGTCGTGCTGATGGTCGCGGGCACGTTGAACATGTCGGATATCGTCACGTCGCAGCAACGCGGCATTTTCGCGGGCTTCGGCGTCAACTTCCTGTCGTGGAACTGGCTGCCGCTTCTGCCAATGTTCGTCGTGTACTTCATCTCGGGCATCGCCGAAACGAACCGCCATCCGTTCGACGTGGTGGAAGGCGAATCGGAAATCGTCGCCGGTCACATGATCGATTACTCCGGCATGGCGTTCGCGCTGTTCTTCCTCGCCGAGTACATCAACATGATCGTGATCTCGGCGATCGCCACGACGCTGTTCCTCGGCGGCTGGGACGCACCGTTCGGCTTCCTGTCGTTCATCCCGGGCGTGTTCTGGTTTGTTTTCAAGGTCTTCCTCCTGCTGTCGGTCTTCATCTGGGCGCGCGCGACTTTCCCGCGTTACCGCTACGACCAGATCATGCGTCTTGGCTGGAAAGTGTTCCTGCCGGTGTCGGTGGTGTGGGTCGTCGTGGTCGGCTTCTGGATCATGTCGCCGCTCAACATCTGGAAGTAA
- a CDS encoding NADH-quinone oxidoreductase subunit C encodes MASKLETLKANLEAAFGDRLQVTESLGQVTVVVKAADYIEVATRLRDDRSLGFEQCMDLCGVDYSTFGDGVYDGPRFAAVLHLLSIANNWRVRVRVFAPDDEVPIVPSVVDIWSSTNWYEREAFDLYGIVFEGHPDLRRILTDYGFIGHPFRKDFPISGYVEMRYDPEEKRVVYQPVTIEPREITPRVIREDRYGGLKH; translated from the coding sequence ATGGCAAGCAAACTCGAGACCCTCAAAGCGAACCTCGAGGCGGCGTTTGGCGACCGTCTCCAAGTCACCGAGTCGCTGGGTCAGGTAACGGTGGTCGTGAAAGCGGCCGACTACATCGAAGTCGCGACCCGACTGCGTGACGATCGCTCGCTCGGCTTCGAGCAGTGCATGGACCTGTGCGGCGTCGACTATTCGACCTTCGGCGACGGCGTCTACGACGGCCCGCGTTTTGCCGCGGTGCTGCATCTTCTGTCCATCGCGAACAACTGGCGCGTGCGCGTGCGCGTGTTCGCACCGGACGACGAAGTGCCCATCGTGCCGTCGGTGGTCGACATCTGGTCGTCGACAAATTGGTACGAGCGCGAAGCGTTCGACCTGTACGGCATCGTGTTCGAAGGCCACCCCGACCTGCGCCGCATTCTCACGGACTATGGCTTCATCGGCCATCCGTTCCGCAAGGACTTCCCGATCTCCGGCTACGTGGAAATGCGCTACGACCCGGAAGAGAAGCGCGTCGTGTATCAGCCTGTGACGATCGAACCGCGCGAGATCACGCCGCGCGTGATTCGCGAAGATCGCTACGGCGGTCTGAAACATTAA
- the nuoE gene encoding NADH-quinone oxidoreductase subunit NuoE, protein MISAEGLKEIDRAVAKYPAEQKQSAVMAALAVAQEEHGWLSPELMQFVASYLSMPPVAVQEVATFYTMYNLAPVGKHKITLCTNLPCQLGPDGGSDSAAQYLKQKLGIDFGETTPDGKFTLKEGECFGACGDAPVVLVNNHRMCSFLSHEKIDQLIEELSK, encoded by the coding sequence ATGATCTCAGCTGAAGGCCTGAAAGAAATCGATCGCGCGGTCGCGAAATATCCCGCGGAGCAAAAGCAATCCGCGGTGATGGCAGCACTGGCTGTCGCTCAGGAAGAGCACGGGTGGCTCTCGCCGGAACTCATGCAGTTCGTGGCGAGCTATCTCAGCATGCCGCCGGTCGCCGTGCAGGAAGTCGCGACGTTCTACACCATGTATAACCTCGCGCCGGTCGGCAAGCACAAGATCACGCTTTGCACGAACCTGCCTTGCCAGCTTGGCCCGGACGGTGGCTCGGATAGTGCTGCTCAGTATCTCAAGCAGAAGCTTGGCATCGACTTCGGCGAAACCACGCCGGACGGCAAGTTCACGCTGAAAGAAGGCGAATGCTTCGGCGCGTGCGGCGACGCACCCGTCGTGCTGGTGAACAATCACCGCATGTGCAGCTTCCTGAGCCACGAGAAGATCGACCAGTTGATCGAGGAACTTTCGAAATGA
- the nuoF gene encoding NADH-quinone oxidoreductase subunit NuoF encodes MTSLHDRHIKPLILAGLNGENWHLEDYVARGGYKQLRRILEEKIPPEQVIADVKASGLRGRGGAGFPTGLKWSFMPRQFPGQKYLVCNSDEGEPGTFKDRDILRWNPHSLIEGMAIGAYAMGITVGYNYIHGEIFEVYRVFEAALEEARAAGYLGANILGTGFSFELYAHHGYGAYICGEETALLESLEGKKGQPRFKPPFPASFGVYGKPTTINNTETFAAVPFLLEIGPQNYLEIGKPNNGGTKIFSVSGDVNRPGNYEVPLGTPFATLMELAGGVRGESIKAVIPGGSSAPVVPGEMMLATDMDYDSIAKAGSMLGSGAVIVMNETRCMVRSLLRLSYFYYEESCGQCTPCREGTGWLYRVVHRIEHGLGRKEDLDLLNSVAENIMGRTICALGDAAAMPVRGMLKHFWNEFEYHVEHKHCLVGGHAHHAASEALTA; translated from the coding sequence ATGACGTCACTCCACGATCGTCACATCAAGCCGCTGATCCTCGCTGGCCTCAACGGCGAGAACTGGCATCTCGAAGATTACGTTGCGCGCGGCGGCTACAAGCAGTTGCGGCGCATTCTCGAAGAGAAGATTCCGCCCGAGCAAGTGATCGCCGACGTCAAGGCGTCGGGTCTGCGCGGCCGCGGCGGCGCGGGTTTTCCGACCGGCCTCAAGTGGAGCTTCATGCCGCGTCAGTTTCCGGGGCAGAAGTATCTCGTCTGCAATTCGGACGAAGGCGAACCGGGCACGTTCAAGGATCGCGACATTCTGCGCTGGAACCCGCATTCGCTGATCGAAGGCATGGCCATCGGCGCGTACGCAATGGGCATCACCGTGGGCTACAACTACATTCACGGCGAGATCTTCGAGGTCTATCGCGTGTTCGAAGCGGCGCTCGAAGAGGCGCGCGCGGCCGGTTATCTCGGCGCGAACATCCTGGGCACGGGCTTTTCGTTCGAGTTGTACGCGCATCATGGCTATGGCGCGTATATCTGCGGTGAAGAAACCGCGCTGCTGGAATCGCTGGAAGGCAAGAAGGGCCAGCCGCGCTTCAAGCCGCCGTTCCCGGCGAGCTTCGGCGTGTACGGCAAGCCGACCACCATCAACAACACCGAGACGTTCGCGGCCGTGCCGTTCCTGCTGGAAATCGGCCCGCAGAATTACCTCGAGATCGGCAAGCCGAATAACGGCGGCACGAAGATCTTCTCGGTGTCGGGTGACGTGAATCGTCCTGGCAACTATGAAGTGCCGCTCGGCACGCCGTTCGCCACGCTGATGGAACTGGCCGGCGGTGTACGCGGCGAGTCGATCAAGGCGGTCATTCCAGGCGGTTCGTCGGCGCCGGTCGTGCCGGGCGAGATGATGCTCGCAACGGACATGGACTACGATTCCATCGCCAAGGCGGGCTCCATGCTCGGCTCGGGCGCGGTCATCGTCATGAACGAAACGCGTTGCATGGTGCGTTCGCTGCTGCGTCTGTCGTACTTCTATTACGAAGAGTCGTGCGGTCAGTGCACGCCTTGCCGCGAAGGCACGGGCTGGCTGTATCGCGTGGTGCATCGTATCGAGCACGGACTTGGCCGCAAGGAAGATCTGGATCTCTTGAACTCGGTTGCCGAAAACATCATGGGCCGCACGATTTGCGCGCTCGGCGATGCGGCGGCCATGCCCGTGCGCGGCATGCTCAAGCACTTCTGGAACGAATTCGAATATCACGTCGAGCACAAGCATTGTCTCGTCGGCGGGCACGCGCATCATGCGGCGTCCGAAGCGCTTACCGCGTAA
- the nuoG gene encoding NADH-quinone oxidoreductase subunit NuoG: protein MVELEIDGKTVEVPEGSMVIQAAHKVDTYIPHFCYHKKLSIAANCRMCLVEVEKMPKAVPACATPVSNGMIVRTTSDKAVKAQQSVMEFLLINHPLDCPICDQGGECQLQDLAVGYGKSQSRYSEEKRVVFHKNVGPLISMEEMTRCIHCTRCVRFGQEVAGVMELGMLGRGEHSEITSFVGKTVDSELSGNMIDLCPVGALTSKPFRYSARTWELSRRKSVSPHDSVGANLVVQVKNNRVMRVLPMENEAINECWISDKDRFSYEGLNGDERLSTPMLKQGGNWIETDWQTALEYVAKGIKGIKADHGANAIAALATPHATVEELFLLKQFAEGVGTPNVDFRLRQNDFSAPVGVGAPWLGVPIADLSNVDTAFVIGSFLRRDHPLLAARLRQAAKNGAMLTLLNASNDDSLIPTAHRLVAAPSAWLDQLAGIAAAVAEARGSELPEAFAGREVSAAAKDVAASLSAGDKRVVLLGNLAVQHPDFAQIHAAAQWIANSTGATLGFLTEGANSVGAHLVDVLPGEGGLNAREVFEQPRKGYVLLNAEPEFDTANPAQAIAALKQAEMVVVMSSFKHGLDYADVLLPIAPFTETSGTFVNAEGTAQSFNGVVRALGDTRPGWKVLRVLGTLLGLSGFDYDTAEKVRIAALGTGELSARLSNETTVAAKRAASNVTANGGFQRLADVPIYHADALVRRAPSLHLTAAARDANMAGLPTALFDQLGLKDGEAVRVKQGNLSVVLPAVRDANLAESVVRVSAGTSAGAALGGLFGELVVEKA, encoded by the coding sequence ATGGTTGAACTAGAAATTGACGGCAAGACGGTCGAGGTTCCTGAAGGCAGCATGGTGATCCAGGCTGCGCATAAGGTCGATACGTACATTCCTCACTTCTGCTATCACAAGAAGCTGTCGATCGCGGCGAACTGCCGGATGTGCCTCGTCGAAGTCGAAAAGATGCCGAAGGCCGTTCCCGCGTGCGCCACGCCCGTATCCAACGGCATGATCGTGCGTACCACCTCCGACAAGGCCGTGAAGGCGCAGCAGTCGGTGATGGAGTTCCTGCTGATCAACCACCCGCTGGATTGCCCTATTTGCGATCAGGGCGGCGAATGCCAATTGCAGGATCTGGCCGTCGGTTACGGCAAGTCGCAATCGCGCTATAGCGAAGAAAAGCGCGTGGTGTTCCACAAGAACGTCGGCCCGCTCATCTCCATGGAAGAGATGACGCGCTGCATCCACTGCACACGCTGCGTGCGCTTTGGCCAGGAAGTGGCCGGTGTGATGGAGCTCGGCATGCTGGGCCGTGGCGAGCATTCGGAAATCACCTCGTTCGTCGGCAAGACGGTCGACTCCGAACTGTCCGGCAACATGATCGATCTGTGCCCGGTCGGCGCGCTCACGAGCAAGCCGTTCCGCTATAGCGCGCGTACGTGGGAACTGTCGCGCCGCAAGTCGGTGAGCCCGCACGATTCCGTTGGCGCGAACCTCGTCGTCCAGGTAAAGAACAATCGCGTCATGCGCGTTCTGCCGATGGAAAACGAAGCCATCAACGAATGCTGGATTTCAGACAAGGATCGCTTCTCCTACGAAGGCCTGAACGGCGACGAGCGCCTGAGCACGCCCATGCTCAAGCAAGGCGGCAACTGGATCGAAACCGACTGGCAGACCGCGCTCGAATATGTGGCGAAGGGCATCAAGGGTATCAAGGCGGACCACGGCGCGAACGCCATCGCTGCGCTGGCCACGCCGCATGCAACGGTCGAAGAACTTTTCCTGCTGAAGCAATTCGCGGAAGGCGTGGGTACGCCCAACGTCGATTTCCGTCTGCGTCAGAACGACTTTTCGGCGCCCGTGGGCGTCGGCGCACCCTGGCTCGGCGTGCCTATCGCGGATCTGTCGAATGTCGATACCGCGTTCGTCATCGGTTCGTTCCTGCGTCGCGATCATCCGTTGCTGGCCGCGCGTCTGCGTCAGGCGGCGAAGAATGGCGCCATGCTCACGCTTCTCAACGCAAGCAACGACGACTCGCTGATCCCGACCGCGCATCGCCTGGTGGCGGCGCCGTCGGCTTGGCTCGACCAGCTCGCGGGCATCGCAGCCGCGGTGGCCGAAGCGCGTGGCTCGGAACTGCCGGAAGCGTTTGCCGGACGCGAAGTATCGGCGGCGGCGAAAGATGTCGCGGCATCGCTCTCGGCGGGCGACAAGCGCGTCGTGCTGCTCGGCAACCTCGCGGTTCAGCATCCCGATTTCGCGCAGATTCACGCGGCGGCGCAATGGATCGCGAACAGCACGGGCGCCACGCTTGGCTTCCTGACCGAAGGCGCGAATTCAGTGGGCGCGCATCTGGTCGACGTCCTGCCGGGCGAAGGCGGTCTCAACGCGCGCGAAGTGTTCGAACAGCCGCGCAAGGGCTACGTGCTGCTCAATGCAGAACCGGAATTCGATACGGCCAACCCCGCACAAGCCATCGCCGCATTGAAGCAGGCGGAAATGGTCGTGGTGATGTCGTCGTTCAAGCACGGACTCGACTACGCGGACGTGTTGCTGCCCATCGCGCCATTCACGGAAACGTCGGGCACCTTCGTCAACGCGGAAGGCACGGCTCAGTCGTTCAACGGCGTCGTGCGCGCGCTGGGCGACACGCGTCCGGGCTGGAAGGTTCTGCGGGTGCTCGGCACGTTGCTCGGTCTGTCGGGCTTCGATTACGACACGGCCGAAAAAGTGCGTATCGCCGCACTCGGCACGGGTGAGTTGAGCGCGCGTTTGTCGAACGAGACGACGGTCGCGGCCAAGCGCGCGGCGTCGAATGTCACGGCGAACGGCGGCTTCCAGCGTCTTGCCGACGTGCCGATCTATCACGCCGACGCACTGGTGCGCCGCGCCCCGTCGCTGCATCTGACGGCCGCGGCCCGCGACGCGAACATGGCGGGTCTGCCGACCGCGCTTTTCGACCAGCTCGGCCTGAAAGACGGCGAAGCAGTGCGCGTCAAGCAAGGCAATCTGTCGGTGGTGCTGCCCGCGGTTCGCGATGCGAATCTGGCGGAATCGGTGGTCCGCGTATCGGCGGGCACGTCAGCCGGCGCCGCGCTTGGCGGCCTGTTCGGCGAACTGGTAGTGGAGAAGGCGTAA
- a CDS encoding NADH-quinone oxidoreductase subunit A yields the protein MNLAPYYPVFLFIVVGLGLGIALVSIGKVLGPNRPDTEKNAPYECGFEAFEDARMKFDVRYYLVAILFIIFDLETAFLFPWGVALRDIGWPGFMAMMIFLLEFLLGFAYIWRKGGLDWE from the coding sequence TTGAACCTCGCACCCTATTACCCCGTCTTCTTGTTTATCGTAGTCGGCCTCGGTCTGGGTATAGCGTTGGTCAGCATCGGCAAAGTTCTCGGTCCCAACAGACCCGACACCGAAAAGAATGCACCGTACGAATGCGGCTTCGAAGCCTTCGAAGACGCGCGTATGAAGTTCGATGTGCGTTACTATCTCGTCGCGATTCTTTTCATCATCTTCGACCTTGAGACGGCGTTCCTGTTTCCGTGGGGTGTTGCCCTGCGCGATATCGGGTGGCCGGGCTTCATGGCCATGATGATTTTTCTGCTCGAATTTTTGCTTGGCTTCGCCTACATCTGGAGAAAGGGCGGACTCGACTGGGAATGA
- a CDS encoding NADH-quinone oxidoreductase subunit J: MEFTTVLFYIFALLLTVSALKVITSRNPVSSALFLVLAFFNAAAIWMLLQAEFLAILLVLVYVGAVMVLFLFVVMMLDINIDVLRRDFRRFVPLASIVGAIIVVETALILWHGFGATTTPVVGAAVSGAAVMPNTQLIGKIIYTDYIFAFEIAGLVLLVAIIAAISLTIRDKKDKKTQTVSQQVKVRAQDRVRIVKMKSETEAPDAATEPPVTGNIGAGTVDNKG, encoded by the coding sequence ATGGAATTCACAACCGTACTGTTCTATATCTTCGCGCTGCTCCTGACCGTGTCGGCGCTGAAGGTGATCACTTCGCGCAACCCGGTGTCATCCGCGCTCTTTCTCGTGCTCGCGTTCTTCAACGCGGCCGCGATCTGGATGCTGCTGCAGGCCGAATTCCTCGCGATCCTGCTGGTTCTCGTCTACGTGGGCGCCGTGATGGTGCTGTTCCTCTTCGTCGTGATGATGCTCGACATCAACATCGACGTACTGCGACGCGACTTCAGACGCTTCGTGCCGCTCGCGAGCATCGTGGGCGCGATCATCGTGGTGGAAACGGCGCTGATCCTGTGGCACGGTTTCGGCGCGACGACCACGCCGGTCGTTGGCGCGGCTGTCAGCGGCGCGGCGGTGATGCCGAACACGCAGCTCATCGGCAAGATCATCTACACGGACTACATCTTCGCGTTCGAAATCGCCGGTCTCGTGCTGCTGGTCGCAATCATCGCGGCGATCTCGCTCACCATTCGCGACAAGAAGGACAAGAAGACGCAGACCGTCAGCCAGCAGGTCAAGGTGCGCGCCCAGGACCGCGTGCGTATCGTCAAGATGAAGTCCGAGACAGAGGCGCCCGACGCCGCGACGGAACCGCCCGTGACCGGCAACATCGGTGCGGGAACGGTCGACAACAAGGGCTGA
- the nuoI gene encoding NADH-quinone oxidoreductase subunit NuoI gives MNAIQSFFKTFFLTELLKGLALTGRYTFQRKITVQFPEEKTPISPRFRGLHALRRYENGEERCIACKLCEAVCPALAITIESETRADNTRRTTRYDIDLTKCIFCGFCEESCPVDSIVETHILEYHGEKRGDLYFTKDMLLAVGDRYETEIAASKAADAPYR, from the coding sequence ATGAACGCAATACAGAGCTTTTTTAAGACCTTCTTCCTGACCGAACTGCTCAAGGGTCTGGCGCTGACGGGACGCTACACGTTCCAGCGCAAGATCACGGTGCAGTTCCCGGAAGAGAAGACGCCTATTTCTCCGCGTTTTCGTGGCCTGCATGCACTGCGCCGCTATGAAAACGGTGAAGAGCGCTGCATTGCCTGCAAGCTGTGCGAGGCAGTATGCCCGGCGCTCGCCATTACGATCGAATCGGAAACGCGTGCTGACAATACGCGCCGCACGACGCGTTACGACATCGACCTGACCAAGTGCATCTTCTGCGGCTTCTGCGAAGAAAGCTGCCCGGTCGACTCGATCGTCGAGACGCACATCCTCGAATATCACGGCGAGAAGCGCGGCGACCTGTACTTCACGAAGGACATGCTGCTTGCGGTGGGCGATCGTTACGAGACGGAAATCGCCGCATCGAAGGCGGCAGACGCGCCTTATCGTTGA
- a CDS encoding NADH-quinone oxidoreductase subunit D gives MAEIKNYTLNFGPQHPAAHGVLRLVLELDGEVIQRADPHIGLLHRATEKLAETKTFIQSVPYMDRLDYVSMMVNEHGYVLAIEKLLGIDVPIRAKYIRVLFDEITRVLNHLMWIGSHALDVGAMAVFLYAFREREDLMDVYEAVSGARMHAAYYRPGGVYRDLPDAMPQYKASKIRNAKALDRMNENRQGSLLDFIEDFFNRFPHCVDEYETLLTDNRIWKQRLVGIGVVSPERALQMGLSGAMLRGSGIEWDLRKKQPYEVYDQLDFDIPVGVNGDCYDRYLVRVEEMRQSVRIAKQCIAWLRKNPGPVMVDNYKVAPPSRVGMKSNMEELIHHFKLFTEGFHVPEGETYAAVEHPKGEFGIYLISDGANKPYRLKIRAPGYAHLASLDEMARGHMIADAVTIIGTQDIVFGEIDR, from the coding sequence ATGGCAGAGATCAAGAACTACACGCTGAACTTCGGCCCGCAACACCCTGCAGCGCACGGTGTGCTGCGTCTCGTGCTGGAACTCGACGGCGAAGTCATCCAGCGCGCCGATCCACACATCGGCCTCTTGCATCGCGCGACCGAGAAGTTGGCGGAAACCAAGACCTTCATTCAGTCGGTTCCGTACATGGACCGCCTGGACTACGTGTCGATGATGGTCAACGAGCACGGCTATGTGCTCGCTATCGAAAAGCTGCTCGGTATCGACGTGCCGATCCGCGCGAAGTACATCCGCGTGCTGTTCGACGAAATCACGCGCGTGCTGAACCACCTGATGTGGATCGGATCGCACGCGCTCGACGTCGGCGCCATGGCGGTGTTCCTCTATGCGTTTCGCGAGCGCGAAGATCTGATGGACGTCTACGAGGCGGTGTCGGGCGCGCGCATGCACGCGGCTTACTATCGTCCGGGCGGCGTTTATCGCGATCTGCCTGACGCAATGCCGCAATACAAGGCGTCCAAAATTCGCAATGCGAAGGCGCTCGACCGGATGAACGAGAACCGTCAAGGTTCGCTGCTCGACTTCATCGAAGACTTCTTCAATCGCTTCCCGCACTGTGTCGACGAGTACGAAACGCTGCTTACCGACAATCGTATCTGGAAGCAGCGGCTTGTCGGCATCGGCGTGGTGAGTCCTGAGCGCGCGTTGCAGATGGGTCTTTCCGGTGCAATGCTCCGTGGCTCGGGCATCGAATGGGATCTGCGCAAGAAGCAGCCGTACGAAGTCTATGACCAACTCGACTTCGACATTCCGGTTGGCGTGAACGGCGACTGCTACGACCGCTATCTGGTGCGCGTCGAGGAAATGCGTCAGTCCGTGCGTATCGCCAAACAGTGCATTGCCTGGCTGCGCAAGAATCCGGGCCCGGTGATGGTCGATAATTACAAGGTTGCTCCGCCTTCGCGCGTCGGCATGAAGAGCAACATGGAAGAGCTGATTCACCACTTCAAGCTCTTCACCGAAGGCTTCCACGTGCCCGAAGGCGAGACGTATGCCGCCGTCGAGCATCCGAAGGGCGAGTTCGGCATCTATCTGATTTCGGACGGCGCGAACAAGCCTTATCGCCTCAAGATTCGCGCTCCGGGCTACGCGCATCTCGCGTCGCTCGACGAAATGGCGCGCGGCCACATGATCGCGGATGCCGTGACGATCATCGGCACGCAAGACATCGTGTTCGGCGAAATCGATCGCTGA
- a CDS encoding NADH-quinone oxidoreductase subunit B family protein produces MSIEGVLKEGFVTTTADKLINWTRTGSLWPMTFGLACCAVEMMHAGAARYDLDRFGVVFRPSPRQSDVMIVAGTLCNKMAPALRKVYDQMAEPRWVISMGSCANGGGYYHYSYSVVRGCDRIVPVDVYVPGCPPTAEALVYGVIQLQAKIRRTNTIARQ; encoded by the coding sequence ATGAGTATCGAAGGGGTCTTGAAGGAAGGCTTTGTCACCACCACGGCTGACAAGCTGATCAACTGGACGCGCACCGGCTCTCTTTGGCCGATGACGTTCGGTCTCGCCTGCTGTGCGGTCGAGATGATGCATGCGGGCGCGGCGCGCTACGACCTGGATCGCTTCGGGGTGGTGTTTCGCCCGAGCCCACGTCAGTCCGACGTCATGATCGTGGCAGGCACGCTGTGCAACAAGATGGCGCCCGCGCTTCGTAAGGTGTACGACCAGATGGCCGAGCCGCGCTGGGTCATCTCCATGGGTTCGTGCGCGAACGGCGGCGGGTACTATCACTATTCGTATTCCGTCGTGCGCGGCTGCGACCGTATCGTTCCGGTCGACGTCTACGTGCCCGGCTGTCCTCCGACTGCCGAAGCGCTGGTCTACGGCGTGATCCAGTTGCAGGCGAAGATTCGCCGGACCAACACCATCGCGCGTCAATAA